A window from Bacteroidetes Order II. bacterium encodes these proteins:
- a CDS encoding Lrp/AsnC family transcriptional regulator, with amino-acid sequence MNFLLDKTDCEIVRILQKNARLSNKELAYEIGLSPSSCLERVRRLQEQGIFEGFHAELHPPAVGIGMQAMIAVRLTHHALNTVETFREYILKNPAVIGLFHVTGANDFLIHIAVTDANHLRSLLLSAFSTRPEVTHIETSIIFEYTRSFQMPVYTQKEG; translated from the coding sequence ATGAACTTTCTTTTAGACAAAACAGACTGCGAGATTGTACGCATTTTACAGAAGAATGCGCGGTTGTCCAATAAGGAACTGGCTTATGAGATTGGCCTTTCCCCTTCCTCTTGTCTGGAGCGGGTGCGCCGATTACAAGAACAAGGCATCTTCGAGGGTTTTCATGCCGAACTTCATCCGCCTGCGGTGGGCATTGGGATGCAGGCAATGATTGCCGTCCGGCTAACGCACCATGCCCTGAATACGGTAGAGACGTTCCGGGAATACATCCTGAAAAATCCGGCGGTGATTGGCCTCTTTCATGTGACAGGGGCCAATGATTTTTTGATCCATATTGCTGTAACCGATGCGAACCACTTGCGTTCTCTTTTGCTGAGTGCTTTTTCTACGCGCCCAGAGGTGACGCACATCGAGACCTCTATTATTTTTGAATACACGCGGAGTTTCCAGATGCCTGTTTACACCCAAAAAGAAGGATAG
- a CDS encoding alkaline phosphatase has protein sequence MRIVALFLLAIWSLQCNAQAQTRPKNLILMIPDGFGPASLTMARDFQQATTGKMRMALDEFLVGNARTYASNSRVTDSAAGATAYSCGIKTYNGAIAVGPDGTPCATLFEAAKKRGLRTGVVVTTRITHATPAAFSSHVPRRANEDDIAAQQIETSGMDLIFGGGGKYFTPKEAGGARADGRNLLQEAKGKGYALAGNLVEFRQLGKLPAIAVFAPDHMAYEVDRDATKEPSLAEMTEKALQLLQKNNPKGFVLMVEGSRIDHAGHANDPAGHVHDILAYDAAVRKALEFARRDGQTLVVSVADHETGGMTLGRDGVYQWKPEELAKVKNSVDTLAALAKKPGTDVVALLKEKAGITDLTEEEITALKSGIASEAPRFAFTLIHIVSKRSIIGWTTDGHSAVDVTIHAYGPGTYLFRGNHENAAVGQALAKAMGFDLKALTKTMFK, from the coding sequence CTGCGCATTGTCGCCCTTTTTCTGCTGGCCATTTGGTCGTTACAGTGTAATGCTCAAGCCCAGACGCGTCCGAAAAACCTAATTCTGATGATCCCAGACGGCTTTGGTCCTGCCAGTTTGACCATGGCCCGAGACTTCCAACAAGCAACTACCGGAAAAATGCGGATGGCGTTAGACGAATTTCTCGTCGGTAATGCCCGTACTTACGCCTCGAATAGCCGTGTAACCGACTCGGCTGCTGGTGCTACGGCCTATTCGTGTGGCATCAAAACTTATAACGGTGCGATTGCCGTAGGGCCAGACGGCACGCCATGTGCCACCCTCTTTGAAGCAGCAAAAAAACGTGGTCTTAGGACGGGTGTTGTGGTCACAACACGCATCACCCATGCTACTCCCGCAGCATTTTCGTCGCATGTCCCGCGACGCGCCAACGAAGATGACATCGCGGCTCAGCAGATCGAAACGTCGGGTATGGACCTCATCTTTGGCGGCGGGGGAAAGTATTTTACCCCCAAAGAAGCTGGAGGTGCACGTGCAGATGGCCGCAACCTCCTACAAGAGGCCAAAGGGAAAGGCTATGCCTTGGCAGGAAATCTCGTCGAGTTTCGACAATTGGGTAAATTACCCGCCATTGCCGTCTTTGCCCCAGATCATATGGCCTACGAAGTGGATCGGGACGCCACAAAAGAACCAAGCTTGGCAGAGATGACCGAAAAGGCGTTGCAGTTGTTACAAAAAAATAACCCAAAAGGCTTTGTACTGATGGTGGAAGGCAGTCGTATAGACCATGCCGGACATGCAAACGATCCTGCTGGACATGTTCATGACATTCTTGCGTATGATGCTGCCGTTCGTAAAGCACTTGAATTTGCACGTAGAGACGGTCAAACCCTTGTTGTTTCGGTGGCAGATCACGAGACAGGCGGCATGACCTTGGGACGTGATGGCGTTTATCAATGGAAGCCAGAAGAGTTGGCTAAAGTCAAAAACTCGGTTGATACGTTGGCAGCACTTGCCAAAAAACCGGGTACAGATGTGGTGGCCCTGCTAAAAGAAAAAGCAGGAATTACCGACCTGACAGAAGAAGAAATTACGGCCCTCAAAAGTGGAATTGCCTCTGAGGCCCCGCGATTTGCTTTTACGCTGATCCATATTGTTTCCAAACGCAGTATAATCGGGTGGACAACTGATGGCCATTCTGCAGTAGATGTGACCATACACGCATATGGACCAGGGACTTATTTATTTAGGGGCAATCATGAAAATGCAGCGGTAGGACAAGCCCTTGCAAAAGCCATGGGGTTTGATCTAAAAGCCCTTACCAAGACCATGTTCAAATAA
- the sixA gene encoding phosphohistidine phosphatase SixA has product MDLYFIRHGIAEDGIGKSDFDRRLTPEGRYALRRQVIGLQRRGFSPDMMFTSPYARALETAQILSRTLGLKHEVWAALGCGCTIDDVSEMITIYDAPSSVAIVGHQPDLSEMVHHLTGKWVDVAKGAVIHLKINRLGLLGGTFMEMLEPEVQMAY; this is encoded by the coding sequence ATGGATTTGTATTTTATTCGGCATGGTATTGCCGAAGACGGCATTGGTAAATCCGATTTTGACCGAAGACTTACTCCGGAAGGACGCTATGCGCTCCGGCGTCAGGTGATTGGCCTACAACGCCGGGGGTTTTCGCCCGATATGATGTTTACCAGCCCCTATGCCCGCGCCTTAGAAACCGCACAAATTCTGAGCCGTACCCTTGGGTTGAAACATGAGGTCTGGGCCGCGCTGGGCTGTGGTTGCACCATAGACGACGTGAGCGAAATGATCACCATTTACGACGCACCAAGCTCGGTAGCCATTGTCGGTCACCAGCCAGACTTATCGGAAATGGTGCACCACCTCACCGGGAAATGGGTAGATGTTGCAAAAGGCGCCGTCATCCATCTCAAAATCAATCGACTTGGGCTTCTTGGCGGCACGTTTATGGAAATGCTGGAACCGGAAGTACAAATGGCCTATTGA